The stretch of DNA AAACCATACGTGATATGTGTGATCACAATGTTAAAGAAGTAGTGATTCAAGGACAGGAAGCCTATGAAGATGCTTCAAAATTTATGCAGGATTTATTACCTTCAGAGCTTTCAAAACTTAAAGAACATAAAAATAAAACTCCTATATTTACTAAGTTTCAAGTAGAAGAGCAATTAGTTAAATTATATCAGCCTGTCGTGACACTACCTTCAGGGGGATATATCGTTATTAATCCTACGGAAGCTCTTATTTCAATTGATGTAAATTCCGGTAAATCAACTTCTGAAAAAAATATTGAAGAAACGGCACTAAAAACTAATTTAGAAGCAGCCAAAGAAGTAGCAAAGCAAGTAAAGCTTAGAGATCTATCAGGTTTGATAGTTGTTGATTTTATAGACATGAGTGAAGCTAAGAATCGTAAAATTATTGAACGATCCTTTAAAGAGTTTTTAAGTCGTGATCGTGCTCGTATACAAACCGGTAATATTAGTCAGTTTGGACTACTTGAATTCTCAAGGCAGAGATTACGTTCTTCTTTCTTAGAAACTAATTCGGCAATTTGTTCTCATTGTAACGGTAAAGGAGTCATTAGAGCGAGTGACGCTAATGCTATGTTAATTTTACGTACTATAGAGAATGAAATTTTTGAAGAAAGAATTGATGTAATAAATGTTTTTACCAATATCGTTTCAGTTATTTATCTACTTAATAATAAACGTGCTGAGATAAAATTTATTGAAGAAAAATATAATATAAAGCTTAATTTTTATTCCGATCCTAATGCTACATCAGATAGTTATTCAATTGAAAAAGTGAAGCTGTTGAAGAAAAATAACAATAATGTTAATCCTGTTAAGCCGGTAATTCAGAATCATAGTGCCGATTATACTGAAGAAGAGCTGAAAAAAGAACAGTTACGCAAAAATAAACATAAATGGAAAACAGCTAATAATAGTAATAATATTGCTAATGAAGTAAAAGATAAGAGTTTAGAGGCAAAAGAACCGGTAGAGCAAACCGTAAGCGTTGTGGAAGAGGTGAAAGTTGTAGAAAGTAATGCCGGCTTAGAAGAAGCACAAGCTGCTCCAAAAAAGACAAAACATAGATATCATAATAAAAAATCAAATAAGAAACGTCCTGCTAATACTGCCGAAGATATGGAAAAGAATGCAGAGTCTTGATTTGAGGGTAATTGTTAGGGTATTGTATGACTCCTCAATTGTCTGAGCTACGGAAAAACTGTAAGTTTTGACGAAGCAATCTCATGCCAAAATCCTGGGGTGTTGCCACGCTCTCTTCATTCGCGGTGTTGTTGCATGGCTTGTGTATGCCATTCCCGCGTATGCGGGAATCCAGTAAAACATATAAAAAATGAGTTTTTTATATGTTTATTTTATCAAATATGTAACTTCTGTATCAATATTGAAGTTATTTTCTGGATTCCCGCCTATGCGGAATGACATCGAGCAGATTTTTCGAGCCATGCAACAACGCTTTCGTTCGCTCGCAATGACGAAGCAAAAAAACATAAACTTAAAATAAAAGTGCAGAAAAATTTAATTACAAAATGGTTGTGTATAAGTTGTATAATGGTCATAGCGATGATTGTTATAGGAGGGATAACAAGGCTTACCGGTTCTGGTTTATCTATAGTTGAGTGGCGTCCGGTAACCGGTATTTTGCCGCCTTTTAGCTTTGATGCTTGGCAAGCGGAATTTGCTAAATATAAAGCTTTTCCTGAATATAACTCCGTTAATTACGGAATGACTTTATCACAGTTTAAATTTATTTATCTGTTAGAGTTTATACATCGGTTACTCGGTAGAATTACAGCTTTAATATATATCCTACCTTTAATATATTTTTATTTTAAAGGCATAATAAAAAATCGTGATATTATACCTTATATAACTGCTTTGCTATTATTTTGCCTGCAAGGCTTTATGGGGTGGTATATGGTTAAAAGCGGCTTGTTGAATAGCCCGTCTGTTAGTCATTTTCGACTTGCTTTTCATTTAATTATCGCCGTAATTATTTATCACATACTTTTTTATCAATTAATAAAAAATCGTTGTGATATTTTGTTAATCCCGTCACACACAGATTTAAAATTACCATTAATATTTTCTGGTATTGCTATTACTGTAATATATGTGCAAATTTTTTTAGGTGCTTTAGTTGCAGGGCTTGATGCAGGGCTGATATATAATAGTTTTCCGCTAATGGGTGATAGTTTTATTCCGATGGAGATAAAAGATAATTTCTTTGATCTTAAAAATTGGTATGATCCGGTTTTTATACAATTCATACATCGTTTAGGTGGCTATAGCGTATTTTTGATTGTTGTGGTTTTGGTAATTTGCTTGTTAACAATAGAACATCCGAAATTAAATAAGATAGCTTATTTTCTAATGATTGCATTATTGATGCAGATATCTACCGGAATAATTACTCTTTTATACTCTGTACCTATAATAATTGCCTCTATACATCAGCTTTTTGCTATAATCCTTTTATCTATAATAATTTGGTGCTATTTTTTAATAAAAAGTAGTTGAAATGTCACCGTGGTCAAGTCGGCGTTATTGCATAGATCGATTTCCCGTTGTCATCCCGTGGTCAAGCCACGGGATGACAACGGGAAATCGATCTATGCAACAATGCCTTCCCGCCTATGCGGGAATGACATAAACTGATACATGCAATAACACAATAAAAAGCTCTAAATGATCATCGATGTTAATACTCCTATTTCTTCTAGATTAGATAAATATTTAAAACGTCTATATCCGTTATTGACTCAAGGAGTAATAGAGAAAGCATTACGTCAAAAACAAATTACCATTAATTCTCAGAAAGCAGAG from Rickettsia helvetica encodes:
- a CDS encoding ribonuclease E/G, giving the protein MNKKIIIDANFPSETRVVLLEQSNNIEDIEFQTTVRQQNKGNIYLAKVTRIEPSLQAVFIEYGMDKSGFLPFSEIHPNYYNLPASERNFPVNAFPEIALSNITVEDDKEKSAAIYDSLVDSEEIDLKTIEDLVESKFQSELNLEAADDIEIIQSGTPESNIPQYKQYKVQEVIRKNQILLVQVTKEERGNKCAAFTTYISLAGKYCVLMPNKGSQNGISRKISNGEERKRLKDILNKIVSGDKNAYSVIVRTAGRGSSTLDLKKDYNYLARLWNKIRKSTIKFPAPCFIHEEDSIIRKTIRDMCDHNVKEVVIQGQEAYEDASKFMQDLLPSELSKLKEHKNKTPIFTKFQVEEQLVKLYQPVVTLPSGGYIVINPTEALISIDVNSGKSTSEKNIEETALKTNLEAAKEVAKQVKLRDLSGLIVVDFIDMSEAKNRKIIERSFKEFLSRDRARIQTGNISQFGLLEFSRQRLRSSFLETNSAICSHCNGKGVIRASDANAMLILRTIENEIFEERIDVINVFTNIVSVIYLLNNKRAEIKFIEEKYNIKLNFYSDPNATSDSYSIEKVKLLKKNNNNVNPVKPVIQNHSADYTEEELKKEQLRKNKHKWKTANNSNNIANEVKDKSLEAKEPVEQTVSVVEEVKVVESNAGLEEAQAAPKKTKHRYHNKKSNKKRPANTAEDMEKNAES
- a CDS encoding COX15/CtaA family protein, producing MQKNLITKWLCISCIMVIAMIVIGGITRLTGSGLSIVEWRPVTGILPPFSFDAWQAEFAKYKAFPEYNSVNYGMTLSQFKFIYLLEFIHRLLGRITALIYILPLIYFYFKGIIKNRDIIPYITALLLFCLQGFMGWYMVKSGLLNSPSVSHFRLAFHLIIAVIIYHILFYQLIKNRCDILLIPSHTDLKLPLIFSGIAITVIYVQIFLGALVAGLDAGLIYNSFPLMGDSFIPMEIKDNFFDLKNWYDPVFIQFIHRLGGYSVFLIVVVLVICLLTIEHPKLNKIAYFLMIALLMQISTGIITLLYSVPIIIASIHQLFAIILLSIIIWCYFLIKSS